A single genomic interval of Microbacterium sp. LWO14-1.2 harbors:
- a CDS encoding glycosyltransferase family 4 protein produces MRVAIVSRIYRPEPSAASLFLGSVSDALRADGHSVMVLTAKPPRRSDSIEASEDVRTFPVLRDRDGYVRGYLPYLSFDVPLSVRLLFATRPDVVLAEPPPTTGAVVRVVCALRRIPYVYDAADIWSDAADMATNSRAVIRVLRWVERFALRGAETVVTISEGVVRRVRDLGAQTRVVVTGFGADTAEFKVVDNEPDKLFLYAGSYSAWHGADIMIDAFAAFSRTHPGYRLRVIGNGTEKSMLEKRAQALGVSDAIDFLDPIAPAELNLHFASAVASIATLKPGTAYEFAFATKTYSSLAAGCPVIFAGPGPTGPFLSGIPDDLGAGTACDYNAEEIAQAMRRLADAGFEPERRRALGAWIDGNHTMRAVAKRVALVLADVGSGRRRH; encoded by the coding sequence ATGCGGGTAGCCATCGTCTCGCGGATCTACAGACCGGAGCCGTCCGCAGCGTCGCTGTTCCTCGGTTCCGTCTCCGACGCCCTTCGCGCCGATGGCCACAGTGTCATGGTCCTGACGGCGAAGCCGCCTCGCCGCTCAGACTCCATCGAGGCGAGTGAGGACGTGCGGACGTTTCCTGTGCTGCGCGATCGCGACGGCTACGTCCGCGGATACCTCCCGTACCTGTCGTTCGATGTCCCCCTGTCAGTCCGCCTGCTGTTCGCCACGCGACCCGATGTCGTGCTGGCTGAGCCCCCGCCCACCACCGGTGCCGTCGTGCGTGTCGTCTGTGCTCTCCGGCGCATCCCCTACGTGTACGACGCCGCGGACATCTGGTCCGATGCTGCGGACATGGCGACGAATTCGCGTGCAGTCATTCGTGTGCTGCGGTGGGTAGAGCGCTTCGCTCTACGTGGCGCAGAGACTGTTGTCACGATCTCGGAGGGAGTGGTGCGGCGAGTGAGGGACCTCGGCGCCCAGACGCGCGTGGTCGTCACGGGCTTCGGCGCCGACACAGCCGAGTTCAAGGTGGTCGACAACGAACCGGACAAGCTCTTCCTCTACGCCGGGAGTTACTCTGCCTGGCATGGCGCCGACATCATGATCGACGCGTTCGCGGCCTTCAGCCGGACGCACCCCGGGTACCGTCTGCGCGTGATCGGCAACGGCACGGAGAAGTCGATGCTCGAGAAGCGAGCGCAGGCATTGGGGGTTTCTGATGCCATCGACTTTCTCGACCCCATCGCGCCCGCAGAGTTGAACCTTCACTTCGCCTCCGCAGTCGCCAGTATCGCGACCCTCAAGCCGGGCACGGCGTACGAGTTCGCGTTCGCCACCAAGACGTATTCCTCGCTGGCGGCAGGTTGTCCCGTCATCTTCGCCGGCCCCGGTCCGACAGGGCCGTTCCTGAGCGGCATCCCGGACGATCTCGGCGCCGGGACCGCGTGCGATTACAACGCCGAGGAGATTGCGCAGGCGATGAGACGGCTCGCTGACGCCGGGTTCGAGCCAGAGCGGCGACGTGCGCTCGGCGCCTGGATCGACGGAAACCATACGATGCGCGCCGTGGCCAAACGGGTTGCTCTCGTCCTCGCCGACGTCGGCTCCGGGCGGAGGAGACACTGA
- a CDS encoding acyl carrier protein, giving the protein MDEKTLLDLVAEILETDVADVSMADELEALGWDSLANISFIAEVDDAVGVTIGADELANAVTVADLQALVNVASGE; this is encoded by the coding sequence ATGGATGAGAAGACGCTGTTGGACCTGGTCGCAGAGATCCTCGAGACGGATGTTGCGGATGTCTCGATGGCCGACGAGCTCGAGGCTCTCGGATGGGATTCGCTCGCCAACATCTCCTTCATCGCCGAGGTGGACGACGCGGTAGGTGTGACCATCGGCGCCGACGAGCTCGCGAACGCGGTCACCGTCGCCGACCTGCAGGCCTTGGTCAACGTCGCCTCCGGTGAGTGA
- a CDS encoding SDR family oxidoreductase: MSDTPDFLGIEGRAFAITGASSGIGRAAAIMASQHGARVALIGRREAELERTRESMHGAGHMVMPFDVSAHEEIPRLFRSIVDEMGALDGLLHAAGVHATTPLRIVAADQAALLFDINVTSSLMLTKGFRHAKVRGSEPSVVLMSSAVGLVGEAGVSVYAASKAAVASLGRSLALELAREGVRVNSIAAGIVETELTAGLRQRVGAEAWAQIEDAHPLGVGTVEDAASAAMYLLSPASRWVTGTALVVDGGYTAR; this comes from the coding sequence GTGAGTGACACGCCGGATTTTCTCGGCATCGAAGGTCGAGCTTTCGCCATCACCGGCGCTTCTTCGGGGATTGGTCGTGCCGCGGCGATCATGGCCAGCCAGCATGGTGCCCGCGTTGCGCTGATCGGCCGCCGCGAGGCTGAGCTCGAGCGCACTCGGGAGTCGATGCACGGGGCGGGGCACATGGTGATGCCGTTCGATGTCAGTGCCCACGAAGAGATCCCGCGGCTCTTCCGATCGATCGTCGATGAGATGGGCGCGTTGGACGGGCTCCTCCATGCGGCGGGCGTGCACGCGACCACCCCGCTTCGAATCGTGGCGGCCGACCAGGCCGCACTACTCTTCGATATCAACGTCACGAGTTCCCTCATGCTCACCAAGGGCTTCCGTCATGCCAAAGTCCGAGGCTCGGAGCCGAGTGTCGTCCTGATGTCATCGGCCGTCGGACTCGTGGGTGAGGCCGGCGTCAGCGTCTATGCCGCTTCGAAGGCTGCAGTCGCGTCCCTCGGCCGGTCGCTCGCGCTCGAGCTCGCTCGCGAAGGCGTGCGCGTGAACAGCATCGCCGCCGGGATCGTGGAGACGGAGCTCACTGCAGGCCTGCGCCAGCGGGTCGGCGCCGAGGCATGGGCGCAGATCGAAGACGCTCATCCTCTCGGTGTCGGAACCGTCGAGGACGCCGCCAGCGCGGCGATGTATCTGCTTTCTCCCGCGTCTCGTTGGGTGACCGGGACGGCACTGGTCGTCGACGGCGGGTACACGGCCAGGTAG
- a CDS encoding ABC transporter ATP-binding protein, which produces MKRIWPVLRDLLPLLPQGARRYFMGYMVATTVITGLDVVAMSLLALIIGPALSGGTLSLPIIGEVATEMIPLLALGACLLIILKSVLSISLHWFATRRFASYELEIGDRMFKAYINSSWEERSKRSVAEITRIADGGIANTMAGFLLPLMRVPSMIFTFVLIIVVLLVADPWTAIIAFVYLGVVALIVHQVVTRRSLEAAQVNLNYSYRVAILMTEMMEALKELSLRNRLSEVSDLVTANRNRSVRARANGSFLGIIPGFAFEAALIGGVILIGGFSFAQGGVTAALSSVALFAATGFRLIPAITGIQGGIVQAVASTPAALDVIGDLTSAEKDMATSQAPEDTALLADNPRELRLQDVRFRYPSASEDVIRGMSLSIPLGSSLGIVGPSGAGKSTLIDLLLGLSQASQGQITIDGQPLGSVLRQWRGRVGYVPQRVALFDGSIAQNVALTWNDEIDEARVLHALERAQLGSLIRSREGGIHERIGERGVSLSGGQQQRLGIARALYTDPLVLVLDEATSSLDTKTEDDVTKSIRALQGEVTLISVAHRLSTIKDYDRICYVDEGRIAASGTFLEVAATLPAFAEQVVLAGLAKDLG; this is translated from the coding sequence ATGAAGCGCATCTGGCCGGTCCTGCGGGACCTTCTCCCGTTGCTGCCCCAGGGCGCGCGCCGGTACTTCATGGGTTACATGGTGGCCACGACGGTCATCACTGGCCTCGACGTCGTCGCGATGTCATTGCTGGCACTCATCATCGGCCCCGCGCTCTCAGGCGGGACCTTGAGCCTGCCGATCATCGGCGAGGTAGCGACCGAGATGATTCCGCTTCTCGCGCTCGGCGCCTGTCTGCTGATCATCTTGAAGTCCGTTCTCTCGATCTCTCTGCACTGGTTCGCCACTCGACGGTTCGCCTCGTACGAGCTCGAGATCGGGGACCGGATGTTCAAGGCCTATATCAACTCGAGTTGGGAGGAGCGCTCAAAGCGATCGGTCGCGGAGATCACTCGCATCGCCGACGGAGGCATCGCCAACACCATGGCGGGGTTCCTCCTGCCGCTCATGCGCGTTCCGAGCATGATCTTCACGTTCGTGCTCATCATCGTGGTGCTCCTGGTGGCAGACCCGTGGACGGCGATCATCGCGTTCGTCTACCTCGGCGTCGTCGCCCTGATCGTGCACCAGGTGGTCACGAGGCGCTCGCTCGAGGCCGCGCAGGTCAACCTGAACTACAGCTATCGGGTCGCGATCCTGATGACCGAGATGATGGAGGCACTCAAAGAGCTCAGTCTTCGGAACCGCCTCTCCGAGGTGTCCGATCTCGTCACCGCGAACCGCAACCGTTCGGTGCGGGCCCGAGCGAATGGATCCTTCCTCGGGATCATTCCAGGCTTCGCGTTCGAGGCGGCGCTCATCGGCGGAGTCATCCTCATCGGTGGCTTCTCCTTCGCCCAGGGAGGAGTCACTGCTGCGCTGTCGTCGGTTGCGCTCTTCGCCGCAACTGGGTTCCGACTGATCCCGGCCATCACGGGCATTCAGGGGGGTATCGTTCAGGCTGTCGCGAGCACGCCCGCCGCGCTGGACGTGATCGGCGACCTGACGTCCGCGGAAAAGGACATGGCGACCTCGCAGGCTCCTGAGGACACGGCGCTACTCGCGGATAACCCGCGCGAGCTCAGACTTCAGGACGTGCGATTCCGCTACCCGAGCGCTTCGGAAGACGTCATTCGAGGCATGTCCCTGTCGATACCGCTGGGCAGCTCGCTGGGAATCGTCGGCCCTTCTGGCGCAGGAAAGTCGACCCTTATCGATCTTCTTCTCGGTCTCAGCCAGGCTTCGCAGGGTCAGATAACCATAGACGGCCAGCCTCTCGGCTCGGTTCTTCGCCAGTGGCGCGGACGGGTCGGTTATGTGCCTCAGCGCGTCGCGTTGTTCGATGGCAGTATCGCACAGAACGTCGCGCTCACCTGGAACGACGAGATCGACGAGGCGCGCGTCCTCCACGCGCTCGAGCGCGCACAGTTGGGTTCCCTGATCCGCTCTCGCGAGGGAGGTATCCACGAACGCATCGGGGAGCGGGGTGTATCGCTCTCCGGCGGACAGCAGCAGCGTCTCGGCATCGCTCGCGCCCTTTACACCGACCCGTTGGTACTCGTCCTCGATGAAGCGACGAGTTCGCTCGACACCAAGACCGAAGACGATGTCACGAAGTCGATTCGGGCGCTCCAGGGCGAGGTCACCCTGATCTCGGTCGCGCATCGTCTCTCCACGATCAAGGATTACGACCGCATCTGTTACGTCGACGAGGGGCGCATCGCTGCTTCCGGTACGTTCCTCGAAGTCGCCGCGACTCTGCCGGCGTTCGCAGAACAGGTCGTACTGGCCGGACTCGCGAAGGATTTGGGCTGA
- a CDS encoding glycosyltransferase has translation MFSAIADWLVRHRSSMPQWMNRVLEEPARNPDGFIGRLTMTMLGMSSSGEVTDVPQTAIRVFIAPTNYSGQAFQWARALESADADIGARNMAEELPGGFAFPADTLVPFAVAQGSGSWAAAEWKAVTGFTHVLIEAERPIFGRRFGRDLSAEIEAMERAGLSVAFMCHGTDVRDPDDHARRTPWSLYPEDPRTETLRVDAERNRALLDRWQRPTFVSTPDLLADVPRGVWCPVVVDADAFARDGVRTRDGSARIVHAASAPLQKGSHYIVPALQPLIEDGVVDYELVTGVPSSQMPGVFADADIVIDQFRAGSYGVAACEAMAAGCVVIGHVLPEVREHVHAATGMPLPIVEATPDTLAAAVRGLIDDPERMRALATAGPDFVRKVHSGRASARVLMDRWLSPRS, from the coding sequence ATGTTCTCGGCGATCGCTGATTGGCTGGTGCGCCACCGATCCTCCATGCCGCAATGGATGAATCGGGTACTCGAGGAGCCGGCGCGGAACCCGGATGGCTTCATCGGCCGGCTCACCATGACCATGCTCGGCATGTCGTCCTCGGGCGAGGTGACGGACGTGCCCCAGACAGCGATACGCGTGTTCATCGCCCCGACGAACTACTCCGGACAGGCATTCCAGTGGGCGCGAGCACTGGAATCGGCGGATGCAGACATCGGAGCGAGGAACATGGCCGAGGAGCTCCCGGGCGGCTTCGCTTTCCCAGCGGATACGCTGGTGCCGTTCGCCGTCGCGCAGGGCTCCGGATCCTGGGCTGCTGCCGAGTGGAAGGCCGTCACCGGCTTCACGCATGTCCTCATCGAGGCTGAACGGCCGATTTTCGGCCGGCGGTTCGGACGCGATCTGTCCGCGGAGATCGAAGCGATGGAACGAGCCGGCCTCTCTGTCGCTTTCATGTGTCATGGCACGGACGTCAGGGATCCGGACGATCATGCGCGTCGGACACCATGGTCGCTCTACCCTGAGGACCCGCGAACGGAGACGCTTCGAGTCGACGCCGAGAGGAACCGCGCACTGTTAGACCGGTGGCAACGGCCGACCTTCGTCTCCACCCCGGACTTGCTTGCGGACGTACCTCGCGGCGTATGGTGCCCCGTCGTCGTCGACGCGGATGCTTTCGCTCGCGACGGAGTCCGCACCCGGGATGGCTCAGCGCGCATCGTCCACGCCGCAAGTGCGCCGTTGCAGAAGGGCAGCCACTACATCGTTCCGGCGTTACAGCCGTTGATCGAGGACGGAGTCGTGGACTACGAGCTGGTAACCGGTGTTCCCTCCTCGCAGATGCCAGGTGTTTTCGCGGATGCCGACATCGTGATCGATCAGTTCCGCGCGGGATCCTATGGCGTCGCCGCGTGCGAAGCCATGGCCGCCGGATGCGTGGTCATCGGACACGTCCTGCCCGAAGTACGAGAGCATGTCCATGCTGCGACCGGCATGCCCCTGCCGATCGTTGAGGCTACCCCCGACACCCTGGCGGCCGCTGTCCGAGGACTCATCGACGACCCGGAGCGCATGCGGGCTTTGGCGACGGCGGGTCCGGACTTCGTTCGCAAGGTGCACTCGGGCCGTGCGAGCGCGCGAGTCCTGATGGACAGGTGGCTCAGCCCGCGTTCCTGA
- a CDS encoding acyltransferase → MGRSPAATREQGAPILDNRSILEERTKRLDALTGLRWWAAFMVFLYHMLVFAPLPGVITTVFAQGYFGVTFFFVLSGFVLTWSARPGVSVSTFYWRRFARIWPAHMVALALAIPVFYTLTTIPEGSFLKPFDFGILLLSVVLLQGWWNAPTILFSGNPAAWTLTCEAFFYALHPWISRILVRFSRRGALFFAAGVVACAFSYRLLVLLLPASGLADLPTPVVRVTEFVLGMALAWAIRAGWRVRLSPLIGVGSMFITVFAIVFVSQYQIDVPVVRHIPAFGNELFTLACAAAIVSLAQRGLAGKRSLFESKLQVSLGEWSFAFYLVHATFIYVALRIFGFQDPSWRNLAWFAALFAVDLIAAWALHSFVERPVERRMRGWKDERDRRARTRADVRNAG, encoded by the coding sequence GTGGGCCGCTCTCCCGCGGCCACGCGCGAACAAGGAGCCCCGATCCTGGACAACCGCTCGATCCTCGAAGAACGGACCAAGCGCCTCGATGCACTGACCGGACTCCGGTGGTGGGCCGCGTTCATGGTCTTCCTCTACCACATGCTCGTGTTCGCCCCGCTCCCCGGGGTGATCACGACGGTCTTCGCGCAGGGCTACTTCGGGGTGACCTTCTTCTTCGTCCTGTCCGGCTTCGTGCTCACCTGGTCTGCGAGACCCGGAGTGAGTGTGTCGACGTTCTATTGGCGCCGTTTCGCGCGCATCTGGCCCGCGCACATGGTCGCGCTGGCCCTCGCGATCCCCGTTTTCTACACGCTCACCACGATTCCCGAGGGTAGCTTTCTGAAGCCGTTCGACTTCGGCATCCTGCTGCTCTCGGTGGTCCTTCTCCAGGGATGGTGGAACGCGCCCACCATCCTCTTCTCCGGTAACCCGGCCGCATGGACGCTCACCTGCGAGGCATTCTTCTACGCGCTGCACCCCTGGATCTCCCGGATCCTCGTGCGCTTCTCCCGACGCGGCGCGCTCTTTTTCGCGGCCGGTGTCGTGGCGTGCGCGTTCAGTTACCGTCTTCTCGTGTTGCTGTTGCCGGCGAGCGGTCTCGCTGACCTGCCGACCCCGGTCGTACGGGTGACGGAGTTCGTCCTGGGAATGGCGCTCGCATGGGCGATCCGCGCCGGGTGGCGAGTTCGGCTCTCTCCGCTCATCGGCGTCGGTTCCATGTTCATCACGGTTTTCGCGATCGTCTTCGTTTCGCAGTACCAGATCGACGTGCCAGTGGTGAGGCACATCCCCGCATTCGGCAATGAGCTGTTCACTCTGGCATGTGCAGCGGCGATCGTCTCGCTGGCTCAGCGCGGACTTGCAGGCAAGCGTTCGCTGTTCGAGTCCAAACTGCAGGTCTCGCTGGGCGAGTGGTCGTTCGCGTTTTACCTCGTGCATGCGACCTTCATCTACGTCGCACTTCGGATCTTCGGATTCCAGGACCCGTCGTGGCGGAACCTTGCCTGGTTCGCCGCGCTGTTCGCCGTCGATCTGATCGCCGCATGGGCACTGCACAGTTTCGTGGAGCGTCCGGTCGAGCGACGGATGCGCGGTTGGAAGGACGAGCGCGATCGTCGTGCACGGACGCGCGCCGACGTCAGGAACGCGGGCTGA
- a CDS encoding GCN5 family acetyltransferase — translation MTSPEPGKLGFSLKDYADTLKAYLADGYAVTSFREYLEAPQSKHLVLRHDIDNSIEQALRVARVDAEAGCTSSFFLRVHARGYSLMSLPSLLIIREMEELGHEVQLHLEGGIGEVMGGDNFEWAERQRTVFETAVGRSLGGFSLHEPARLGGFEFAAQLLERWSETVSYHAYEPRFMMPNMKYLSDSSGNWREGHFALWVGKEPLMQVLTHPFWWFDKVPAENY, via the coding sequence ATGACCTCTCCAGAGCCGGGCAAGCTCGGTTTCTCGCTCAAGGACTACGCGGACACGCTCAAGGCGTACCTCGCCGACGGATACGCCGTCACGAGCTTCCGCGAGTACCTCGAGGCGCCCCAGTCGAAGCATCTGGTGCTCCGCCATGACATCGACAACAGCATCGAGCAGGCGCTGCGCGTTGCTCGGGTCGATGCGGAGGCCGGCTGCACCTCGTCGTTCTTCTTGCGAGTGCATGCGCGAGGCTACAGCCTGATGAGCCTGCCGTCTCTCCTCATCATCCGGGAGATGGAAGAACTCGGCCATGAGGTGCAGCTGCACCTCGAGGGCGGGATCGGAGAGGTCATGGGCGGCGACAACTTCGAGTGGGCTGAGCGGCAGCGCACGGTCTTCGAGACTGCCGTCGGCCGTTCGCTGGGAGGGTTCAGCCTGCATGAGCCGGCGCGCCTCGGCGGCTTCGAGTTCGCCGCGCAACTACTCGAGCGCTGGTCTGAGACAGTGAGCTACCACGCCTATGAGCCGCGATTCATGATGCCGAACATGAAGTATCTCAGCGACAGCAGCGGGAACTGGCGCGAAGGTCACTTCGCACTGTGGGTCGGCAAGGAACCGCTCATGCAGGTTCTCACTCATCCCTTCTGGTGGTTCGACAAGGTGCCAGCTGAGAACTACTGA
- a CDS encoding LpxD N-terminal domain-containing protein, with product MIAADLSASLIGPDAPITGIAPLDGAALGDLTFVTDVAKYSEALARALASGAIVLAPIDAPETPTAGSTIAVDNPRAAFAQSLTRHFARRPEPGVSPTARVHPEADVHPSAHIGEYTVVRAGARIGASAEIRDHVVVGHDVVIGDRTLVKSHAVIGEEGFGMEKDAAGDNIRIPHVGSVVIGDDAEIGNFTTVCSGTIVPTRIGDHTKVDDHVHVAHNCQIGRNVIVTACAEISGSVTVEDNAWIGPNASIIQGVTLGSNSLLGIGAVALKSVPADEVRVGNPAKKIGTNAP from the coding sequence GTGATCGCCGCTGATCTGTCAGCCTCCTTGATCGGTCCCGACGCGCCGATCACCGGTATTGCACCGCTGGATGGAGCAGCACTGGGCGACCTGACGTTCGTGACAGACGTCGCCAAGTACAGCGAGGCGCTCGCTCGCGCGCTGGCATCCGGTGCGATCGTCCTGGCCCCCATCGATGCACCGGAGACGCCGACGGCAGGCTCGACCATCGCCGTCGACAACCCTCGGGCCGCCTTCGCGCAATCGCTCACCCGACATTTCGCCCGTCGGCCGGAGCCGGGTGTGTCTCCGACCGCTCGAGTCCATCCGGAAGCAGACGTCCACCCGTCGGCGCACATCGGGGAGTACACGGTGGTTCGCGCCGGCGCGAGAATCGGGGCGTCTGCGGAGATCCGTGATCATGTGGTGGTCGGTCATGACGTCGTCATCGGCGACCGCACTCTGGTGAAAAGTCATGCGGTGATCGGCGAGGAAGGATTCGGCATGGAGAAGGATGCCGCTGGCGACAACATCCGCATCCCTCACGTGGGGTCCGTCGTGATCGGAGACGACGCGGAGATCGGAAACTTCACCACGGTGTGCTCAGGCACGATCGTCCCGACTCGCATCGGGGACCATACGAAGGTCGATGACCACGTCCATGTTGCGCACAACTGCCAGATCGGTCGGAATGTCATCGTGACGGCGTGCGCAGAGATCTCTGGGAGCGTCACCGTAGAGGACAATGCCTGGATCGGCCCGAACGCGTCGATCATCCAGGGGGTCACCCTCGGTTCGAACTCTCTTCTGGGGATCGGCGCGGTCGCGCTGAAATCCGTCCCGGCCGATGAAGTTCGCGTGGGAAATCCGGCCAAGAAGATCGGCACCAACGCACCCTGA
- a CDS encoding glycosyltransferase gives MPAFDVDLTIAVHSATRPIARAVTSVIDRNRARIRVNVVAHNIDPEIIRANLGDLAEHPDVRLLELHDGVRSPANPMNFGLAHSQAPFVSVMGSDDELEPGAVDSWLALQAETGASTVIARIRIVGRSNDPYPPVRNGRRTRDLDPRKDRLAYRSAPLGLVDRRRFPSLRFTEGLPSGEDLAYSATLWFTGEHIAYDLTGPAYVVNDDADDRVTFSARSVSEDFAFLDAIEATEWFPRLARRARSALLIKVLRVHFFDAVLARMRSEPGLLAHRDDLVDVVARAERLAPGVTALLARVDRDVIDELRSDAPDEARILHLLDARWNYRTVGALVTRNPFLVAHRQAPLRTLFAGMRAMTAG, from the coding sequence GTGCCCGCTTTTGACGTCGACCTGACCATCGCCGTTCATTCGGCGACCCGACCGATAGCCCGCGCAGTGACCTCCGTGATAGACCGGAACCGCGCGCGGATCCGCGTCAATGTCGTCGCCCACAACATCGACCCCGAGATCATCCGCGCGAACCTCGGCGACCTCGCCGAACATCCCGACGTGCGGCTCCTCGAACTGCACGATGGCGTGCGCTCCCCCGCCAACCCGATGAACTTCGGCCTCGCGCACTCGCAGGCGCCTTTCGTCTCGGTCATGGGGTCCGATGACGAGCTCGAACCCGGCGCGGTCGACTCCTGGCTTGCACTCCAGGCCGAAACCGGCGCCTCGACGGTCATCGCGCGCATCCGTATCGTCGGCCGGAGCAATGACCCCTACCCACCGGTACGAAACGGCCGGCGGACGCGCGACCTCGATCCTCGCAAAGACCGTCTCGCGTACCGCAGCGCTCCGTTGGGCCTGGTCGATCGCCGTCGCTTCCCCTCACTCCGCTTCACAGAGGGACTCCCTTCCGGAGAGGATCTCGCGTACTCCGCAACGTTGTGGTTCACCGGCGAGCACATCGCATACGACCTCACCGGCCCCGCATACGTCGTAAACGACGACGCTGATGACCGCGTCACATTCTCGGCACGCAGCGTGTCGGAGGATTTTGCGTTTCTCGATGCGATCGAAGCCACCGAGTGGTTTCCCCGCCTGGCACGCAGGGCGCGTAGCGCTTTGCTGATCAAGGTGCTTCGTGTTCATTTCTTCGACGCCGTCCTCGCCCGGATGAGGTCCGAACCGGGACTCCTCGCGCACCGGGATGATCTCGTCGATGTGGTCGCCCGCGCCGAACGTCTCGCACCGGGTGTCACCGCCCTTCTCGCTCGCGTCGACCGGGACGTGATCGATGAGCTACGTTCGGACGCTCCTGACGAGGCGCGAATCCTCCATCTGCTGGACGCGCGATGGAACTATCGCACGGTCGGTGCACTCGTGACGCGGAACCCTTTCCTCGTCGCACATCGACAGGCGCCCCTCCGCACCCTCTTCGCGGGGATGCGGGCGATGACCGCCGGCTGA
- a CDS encoding glycosyltransferase family 2 protein, producing MTPPDVDVIIPVHTRTRPVLRAVRSVLDATDADVRVTVIAHNISREAIIGNLEPVVEDPRLRVLHLEDRIPSPSGPMNLGLDRATAPFVSFLGSDDELAPGAIDSWLTIARETGASTVMARIDRLESGTDRYPPVRAGRTKNLHPAKDRLAYRSAPLGLISRSHHPDLRFTPNLHSGEDLEFTAVLWFTGRRVAYAATGPGYIGHEDEHDRVTHVARSVTDDFAFLDTTIDAPWFPRLPRNQRVAFGVKVLRLHLFDAIYHRLQGPGGIISHQNEIDAVIRRIDLAAPGSVALLARVERRIIDEVRSSAPDADRIRQLLAARWEGGPLGTLVTRNPLLSLHAQGPYRTLRATVAPSRDS from the coding sequence GTGACCCCGCCCGATGTCGACGTCATCATCCCCGTACACACCCGCACCCGTCCCGTCCTGCGTGCTGTGCGTTCAGTGCTCGATGCGACGGATGCCGATGTGCGCGTCACGGTGATCGCGCACAACATCAGTCGCGAGGCGATCATCGGGAACCTCGAACCGGTGGTCGAAGATCCGCGACTACGCGTCCTGCACCTCGAGGACAGAATCCCTTCGCCGTCCGGACCCATGAACCTCGGCCTGGATAGGGCGACAGCTCCCTTCGTCAGCTTCCTCGGATCGGACGACGAACTGGCTCCGGGAGCCATCGACTCCTGGCTCACCATCGCACGGGAGACCGGGGCCTCCACCGTCATGGCACGCATCGACCGCCTTGAGAGCGGGACCGATCGCTACCCGCCTGTCCGTGCCGGCCGCACGAAGAATCTGCACCCGGCCAAGGATCGCCTCGCCTATCGGTCGGCGCCGCTCGGACTCATCTCCCGGTCGCACCACCCCGACCTGCGGTTCACTCCGAATCTGCATTCGGGCGAGGATCTCGAGTTCACGGCGGTGTTGTGGTTCACGGGCCGCAGGGTTGCCTATGCTGCGACGGGACCCGGTTACATCGGTCATGAGGACGAGCACGATCGGGTGACGCACGTCGCCCGCTCCGTGACCGACGACTTCGCGTTCCTCGATACCACGATCGATGCGCCGTGGTTCCCCCGTCTGCCTCGCAATCAGAGGGTCGCGTTCGGGGTCAAGGTCCTTCGCCTGCATCTGTTCGATGCCATCTACCATCGACTGCAGGGACCAGGAGGGATAATCTCCCATCAGAACGAGATCGATGCCGTGATCCGCCGCATCGATCTCGCCGCGCCCGGTTCGGTGGCGCTCTTGGCGCGTGTCGAGCGGCGCATCATCGACGAAGTCCGCTCGTCGGCGCCTGATGCTGACCGTATCAGGCAGTTGCTCGCCGCTCGATGGGAGGGTGGTCCGCTGGGAACACTCGTCACCCGCAACCCGCTGCTGTCCCTGCATGCGCAGGGCCCCTATCGAACTCTGCGGGCCACAGTGGCACCCAGCCGCGATTCGTGA